The Anaerolineae bacterium genome includes a window with the following:
- a CDS encoding YesL family protein, with translation MSRRMSDRVLQDQFWNAYYDTIDLILINLTWFLCSVPLITAIPALGGLFHATNRLAHGSGGNWRVFWEGFRQHFWLSWRWGLINAAVFIVLGVSYEFYSQLEIPALSWIRWPILIAGAIWAELQLFTFPLLLEQTDRRFLIATRNSAVLFLRCPGLALSALVPVLIIGAVSLLVFLPAWVVISASLCAYLANRAVVKTIERLKPPAAA, from the coding sequence GTGTCCCGTCGGATGAGCGATCGCGTGCTTCAGGACCAGTTCTGGAATGCCTACTACGACACCATCGATCTGATCCTGATCAACCTGACCTGGTTCCTGTGCTCTGTGCCGCTGATCACAGCCATCCCCGCCCTGGGCGGCCTGTTCCACGCGACCAACCGGCTGGCGCACGGCAGCGGCGGCAACTGGCGCGTCTTCTGGGAAGGCTTCCGCCAGCACTTCTGGCTCAGCTGGCGCTGGGGCCTGATCAATGCTGCGGTCTTCATCGTCCTGGGCGTGAGTTATGAGTTCTACAGCCAGCTTGAAATCCCGGCCTTGAGCTGGATACGCTGGCCAATCCTGATCGCCGGGGCTATCTGGGCCGAACTCCAGCTATTCACCTTTCCTTTGTTGCTGGAACAGACTGACCGGCGCTTCCTGATCGCCACCCGTAACAGCGCCGTGCTGTTTCTGCGCTGCCCCGGCCTCGCCCTGAGCGCGCTCGTGCCGGTGCTGATCATCGGCGCGGTCAGCCTGCTGGTATTCCTGCCCGCCTGGGTCGTGATCTCGGCCAGCCTGTGCGCCTACCTGGCTAACCGCGCCGTGGTCAAGACCATTGAAAGGCTCAAACCGCCGGCGGCAGCCTGA
- a CDS encoding ROK family protein, with protein MSSDSLALGIDIGGSNTKMGLVSPEGVLTDVRRMPTEARGSDPGPFLSRFLPLVDEVFAAGEGRLIGIGVSMHGAIDEERRGPIACNNTPALRGLNMRGLLEERYGLPVVVNNDLTAHSLGEYRFGTGRGSRRFMALAIGTGLGASIILDGEPLRFGYGTAGDTGRLILDPDGPVDVYGVRGSAEILCGVPGIERLARMHYGRDVPARDVITAARERSDERAVAIIQQIGAYLGFTLANLSMIFYPDKVALTGGTAEAGEVLLEAVRKRFYELLGDYYRIVSELTGGAIRPVEIVLGRGGETGILGAVVELLPPAGQPPDPQSP; from the coding sequence GTGAGTTCTGATTCCCTGGCGCTGGGGATTGATATTGGCGGCTCCAATACCAAGATGGGGCTGGTCAGTCCGGAGGGCGTCCTGACCGATGTGCGTCGCATGCCAACCGAGGCACGGGGCAGCGATCCGGGGCCGTTCCTCAGTCGCTTCCTGCCGCTGGTGGATGAGGTGTTTGCAGCGGGCGAGGGGCGGCTTATCGGCATTGGCGTTTCCATGCACGGCGCGATTGATGAGGAACGGCGCGGGCCGATCGCTTGCAACAATACGCCGGCGCTGCGTGGCCTGAACATGCGCGGACTGCTGGAGGAACGCTATGGCCTGCCGGTGGTGGTGAATAACGATCTCACCGCGCACTCACTGGGCGAATACCGCTTTGGCACCGGGCGCGGATCGCGCCGGTTCATGGCCCTGGCGATTGGCACAGGATTAGGAGCCAGCATCATCCTTGATGGCGAGCCACTGCGCTTCGGGTATGGCACGGCAGGGGATACCGGACGGCTGATCCTTGACCCGGATGGCCCGGTTGACGTGTACGGGGTGCGTGGTTCGGCGGAAATCCTGTGCGGCGTGCCGGGCATTGAACGGCTGGCCCGGATGCACTACGGACGCGATGTCCCGGCGCGGGATGTGATCACCGCTGCACGCGAACGCAGCGACGAACGGGCGGTCGCCATCATCCAGCAGATCGGCGCTTACCTGGGCTTTACCCTGGCTAACCTGAGCATGATCTTCTATCCGGATAAGGTGGCTCTGACCGGTGGCACCGCTGAGGCCGGGGAGGTGCTGCTGGAGGCCGTCCGCAAGCGCTTCTACGAGTTGCTGGGTGACTACTACCGCATCGTCTCCGAATTGACCGGCGGGGCCATTCGCCCGGTGGAAATTGTGCTGGGGAGGGGCGGCGAAACAGGCATCCTGGGAGCGGTGGTCGAATTGCTGCCCCCGGCGGGCCAACCGCCTGATCCGCAGTCGCCATGA